Proteins from a single region of Companilactobacillus farciminis KCTC 3681 = DSM 20184:
- a CDS encoding aldose epimerase family protein, with the protein MTVKKTIFGEIGTDPVYSYKITNKNETSIDVLTYAATWQNFEVVEDGVKHSLIEHFDNLDDYIKTPYMVGKTIGRVAGRIKDAKFSINGVDYQMTPNNGKNVMHSGDHGLQSQNFDSTIDSDNSVLFTHTVKGEDEFPGTLTVEVRYSLNDDDEVQITYNAKTDHDTLFNPTCHVYFDIDDENIRQQQLKINSKRFVDVDAKKIPTGKLLATTNAYDFKNFKKIGQGLKQLKPLDKVEFDDAFVVNKKAATLKSEHRAIDLYTDRDGLVIFTANPVDALKAQNHEFSSIAMELQTLPDAIHHPDFGNTILLANQEVSYTNKYKYRKLN; encoded by the coding sequence ATGACAGTAAAGAAGACAATTTTTGGGGAAATTGGAACTGATCCCGTTTATTCATACAAAATAACTAATAAAAACGAAACTAGCATTGATGTTTTGACTTATGCAGCTACTTGGCAAAACTTTGAAGTGGTTGAAGATGGCGTCAAGCATTCTTTGATTGAGCATTTCGATAACTTGGATGATTACATTAAGACACCTTACATGGTAGGTAAGACTATTGGACGAGTTGCAGGAAGAATCAAGGATGCCAAGTTTTCTATCAATGGCGTTGACTACCAGATGACACCTAATAATGGAAAAAACGTCATGCACAGTGGTGATCACGGACTACAGAGTCAAAACTTCGACAGTACGATTGATTCCGACAATTCAGTTTTGTTCACGCATACGGTTAAAGGTGAGGATGAATTTCCTGGAACGTTGACGGTGGAAGTTAGATACAGTCTAAACGATGATGACGAAGTGCAGATTACGTATAACGCTAAAACTGACCATGATACGTTGTTCAATCCAACCTGTCACGTCTACTTTGATATCGATGATGAAAATATTCGTCAACAACAGTTGAAAATCAATTCAAAACGCTTTGTCGATGTCGATGCTAAGAAAATTCCTACTGGGAAATTGTTAGCAACGACCAATGCCTACGACTTCAAGAATTTCAAAAAAATAGGTCAAGGACTAAAGCAACTCAAACCATTGGATAAAGTGGAATTTGACGATGCTTTTGTTGTGAATAAGAAGGCAGCTACTTTGAAGTCAGAACATCGTGCTATTGATTTGTATACCGATAGAGATGGTTTGGTTATTTTCACGGCTAATCCAGTCGATGCGCTGAAAGCTCAAAATCATGAGTTCAGTTCAATTGCCATGGAATTGCAGACTTTGCCCGATGCAATTCACCATCCAGATTTTGGCAATACGATTCTACTTGCTAATCAAGAAGTGAGCTACACTAATAAATATAAATATAGAAAGTTGAATTAA